The Candidatus Stygibacter australis genome window below encodes:
- a CDS encoding metallophosphoesterase yields the protein MDKKHNCLAVSDLHGNLKSYSKLFAVIETDKPEAVFIAGDITGGYYRTHLGEDLEEFILGFIQQNLNQLREKLADDYPEIFVILGNDDPRYLEEACKKLEDQGLWHYAHNRCLKWGNYNVCGYSFVPPTPFRMKDWEKYDVSRYVDVGATSPLDGFHTVEVDKLELEWGTIKRDLEQLFTAEDLSHYICLFHSPPYKTLLDRAALDGKMIDYAPLDVHIGSIAIRDFISRRQPHISIHGHVHESTSITGSWQDTLGKTVMFNASAILPKMALIRFDLENPEMSLREIL from the coding sequence ATGGATAAAAAACATAACTGTCTGGCAGTTTCTGATCTGCATGGCAATCTGAAGTCATATAGTAAGCTTTTTGCAGTTATAGAAACTGATAAACCGGAAGCTGTGTTCATAGCTGGTGATATAACGGGTGGCTATTACCGGACTCATCTGGGTGAAGACCTGGAGGAATTTATCCTGGGATTTATCCAGCAAAATCTGAATCAACTGCGTGAAAAGCTGGCTGATGATTATCCCGAGATATTTGTGATACTGGGTAATGACGATCCCCGTTACCTGGAAGAGGCATGTAAAAAACTTGAAGATCAGGGATTATGGCATTACGCTCATAACCGCTGCCTTAAATGGGGTAATTACAATGTTTGCGGGTATTCCTTTGTGCCCCCCACACCTTTTCGGATGAAAGACTGGGAAAAATATGACGTCTCACGCTATGTGGATGTGGGTGCCACATCACCATTGGATGGTTTCCACACTGTAGAAGTAGATAAACTGGAGCTTGAGTGGGGTACTATCAAACGCGACCTGGAGCAGTTATTTACAGCAGAAGATCTGTCGCACTATATCTGCCTGTTCCATTCTCCACCCTATAAAACCCTGCTTGATCGTGCTGCCTTAGATGGCAAAATGATAGATTATGCACCTTTAGATGTCCACATTGGCAGTATTGCCATCCGCGATTTCATCAGCAGACGTCAGCCGCACATATCTATCCACGGGCATGTGCACGAATCCACAAGTATCACAGGATCATGGCAGGACACTTTAGGAAAAACCGTAATGTTCAATGCCTCGGCAATTCTCCCCAAAATGGCACTCATCCGCTTCGATCTGGAAAACCCAGAAATGAGCCTGAGAGAAATCCTATAA